The DNA region CGGTAGCCGTCGAGGCGGTCGACGGCGGAGGTCTGGTCGAGCGGACCCGTGATGTGGGCGACGCGGGTGCGGCCGAGGCCGGTGAGGTGGCGTACGGCCTGGCGGGCGCCGCCGCGGTTGTCGCAGTCGACGTACCGGACGCTGCCCGCGCCGCCCGTCCAGCCCGGCCGCCCGCCGAACACCGTGGGCAGGCCGGCGCCGTGGATGATGCCGGGCAGCGGGTCGTCCAGGTGCAGCGAGAAGACGAGGGCGCCGTCGACGTGGCCGCCCGCGAGATAGCGCCCGACCCGCTCGTGGTCGTCCCTGCCCTCCGTCAGGAGCAGCACCAACTGGACGTCCCTGGCGGTCAGTTCCTTGCTGATGCCGCGCAGCTGGCGTGCGAAGAACGGGTCGGCGAAGACCCGGGTCTCGGGCTCGGCGATGACCACGGCGACGGCGTCGTGGCGCCGGGTGACGAGGCTGCGGGCGGCGCGGTTGGGGACGTAGCCCAGTTCCCGCACCGCGCGCCTGACCTTCTCCGCGAGCGCCTCGCGCACCCCGGCGTCGCCGTTCACCACGCGCGACACCGTCGCCCGCGACACCCCGGCCCGCGCGGCCACGGCCTCCAGCGTGGGACGCGCTGCTGCCTGGGGCACCTCGGGACTCCTCGTCGACGGTTGCCGATCAGGATAGCTCCGGGCCCACCACGCCCCATCGAACATTCACACCGTCCGCAAGTGTCCGTTCGAGGTTCGGGAGGGATCGGTTCACCCTTCTCGGCCGGCGGTGGTCTCGTGCGGGCCATCCCGGGCTCGGGTCATGGCGGGTCGCGCACCGCGTGCGCCAGGATCGGGGGCACGGAACGTGAGCCACCGCGGCGCCCGGCCCCTCGGCCGGGCGCCGCCCAGGTGCAGGGAGTACGCATGACGTCCGCACGGCCCAAGATGTCCGTACGCAGACTGGCCGTACTCACGGGAGCCCTGGTCACAGCCCTG from Streptomyces flavofungini includes:
- a CDS encoding LacI family DNA-binding transcriptional regulator; translation: MPQAAARPTLEAVAARAGVSRATVSRVVNGDAGVREALAEKVRRAVRELGYVPNRAARSLVTRRHDAVAVVIAEPETRVFADPFFARQLRGISKELTARDVQLVLLLTEGRDDHERVGRYLAGGHVDGALVFSLHLDDPLPGIIHGAGLPTVFGGRPGWTGGAGSVRYVDCDNRGGARQAVRHLTGLGRTRVAHITGPLDQTSAVDRLDGYRDVVPDGDPRLVAEGDFTPAGGERAMRALLDRCPDVDAVFAANDLSAAGALRVLRERGRRVPEDVAVVGFDDMLPLAEQADPPLTTVRQDIEEMGRLMAAMLLRDQGQAGAPDAPDAPGGAAAEEEAARVVLPTELVRRESA